A region of uncultured Desulfobacter sp. DNA encodes the following proteins:
- the yciA gene encoding acyl-CoA thioester hydrolase YciA translates to MEYINQPKGNLLLRTQTMPADTNANGDIFGGWVMSQMDIAGGILAKEISGGRVVTIAVEGMKFIEPIQVGDIFCCYGEVEKIGNTSITLKLEVWVKPILHPGGVERYKVTEARFVYVAIDDDHKKRQIPKDKPASW, encoded by the coding sequence ATGGAATATATAAACCAGCCAAAAGGAAACCTGCTCCTTAGAACCCAGACAATGCCGGCAGATACCAACGCCAACGGAGATATTTTTGGCGGATGGGTCATGTCCCAGATGGATATCGCAGGGGGCATCCTGGCCAAGGAGATCTCGGGTGGACGCGTCGTGACCATTGCTGTGGAAGGAATGAAATTTATCGAACCTATTCAGGTGGGAGATATCTTTTGCTGCTATGGTGAAGTGGAAAAAATAGGAAATACCTCCATTACATTGAAGCTCGAAGTATGGGTCAAACCCATACTGCACCCCGGTGGTGTGGAGCGTTATAAAGTTACCGAAGCCAGATTCGTGTACGTTGCCATTGATGATGATCATAAAAAAAGGCAAATTCCAAAAGACAAACCGGCTTCATGGTAG
- the amrS gene encoding AmmeMemoRadiSam system radical SAM enzyme, with translation MIRARLYETLSGGGVKCLACNHYCKIKPGQTGVCGVRENRNGQLFSLVYDRVVAASVDPIEKKPIFHFKPGSRSFSIAAPGCNFNCRFCQNADISQVRDQGADPFSGRLAGQAMTPEAIVAKAVELGCQSISYTYTEPTVFFELVLDTAMLAKDAGLANILVTNGFMSPKLLQASAAVLDVANVDLKSFSDAFYIKYCNGRLEPVKQTLKTMVDLGLLVEVTTLVIPGLNDDPGELEQMASFIAGELGSSTPWHLSRFHPAYQLTQIGSTPVETLETACDIALSTGLVHVYTGNVPGARENTCCPACGRTVVKRFGYTVENLLTQTNKCPGCAAPVFGIY, from the coding sequence ATGATACGTGCCCGCCTTTATGAAACCTTGTCCGGGGGTGGGGTCAAATGTCTGGCCTGCAACCATTACTGCAAGATTAAACCGGGGCAAACCGGCGTGTGTGGTGTCCGGGAAAACAGGAATGGTCAGCTTTTTTCCCTGGTGTATGACCGGGTGGTGGCAGCCAGTGTGGATCCCATTGAGAAAAAGCCCATTTTTCATTTTAAACCCGGCTCGCGTTCTTTTTCCATTGCCGCGCCCGGATGTAATTTTAATTGCCGGTTCTGCCAGAATGCTGATATTTCCCAGGTCCGTGACCAGGGTGCAGATCCTTTCTCCGGCCGCCTTGCAGGCCAGGCAATGACGCCCGAGGCGATTGTCGCAAAGGCGGTGGAACTCGGGTGCCAGAGTATTTCCTATACCTATACCGAACCCACAGTTTTTTTTGAACTGGTTCTGGACACAGCAATGCTGGCAAAGGATGCAGGACTGGCCAATATCCTTGTGACCAACGGATTTATGAGCCCAAAACTTCTGCAGGCCTCCGCTGCTGTGCTCGATGTCGCCAATGTGGATCTTAAATCCTTCAGCGATGCATTTTACATCAAATATTGCAACGGTCGCCTGGAACCGGTCAAGCAGACACTGAAGACCATGGTGGATTTGGGTCTTCTGGTGGAAGTCACCACCCTGGTGATCCCGGGGCTCAATGACGACCCAGGCGAACTTGAGCAGATGGCGTCCTTTATAGCCGGGGAGTTGGGGTCTTCCACCCCCTGGCACCTGTCCCGGTTTCATCCCGCGTACCAGTTGACGCAGATCGGTTCCACACCTGTGGAAACCCTTGAAACAGCCTGCGACATCGCACTTTCAACCGGACTTGTTCATGTGTACACCGGCAATGTGCCCGGAGCCAGGGAAAATACCTGTTGCCCAGCCTGCGGAAGGACTGTTGTCAAACGATTTGGCTATACAGTGGAAAATCTTTTAACCCAGACCAACAAATGTCCCGGGTGCGCAGCGCCTGTGTTCGGGATATATTGA
- a CDS encoding class I SAM-dependent methyltransferase, whose amino-acid sequence MEQFGEYGLNMVYEFDFKAAQEYDAFFEKGRARHCLDLEIKLITSLIDPTPDKRLLDIGCGTGLSLEPFMDLGMNLTGVDPSAYMLDKAAARLGHRVELHRGTAEDLPFDDNAFDTALLFFSLEFSDRPAKVIEEACRVAREQVVIGVHNRYAPQNMVRRAKGFFFPDMYSQARFFSVWELKVMMTSILGKVPMKWRTTVQFPFMSGRLVSRVESWHLLQWSYWGSFIGIRIKPVPTFRTRPLVLKIRNSKSYKPATGLALGFKGKK is encoded by the coding sequence ATGGAGCAGTTTGGAGAGTATGGCCTGAACATGGTGTATGAATTTGATTTCAAAGCGGCCCAGGAATATGATGCCTTTTTTGAAAAGGGCCGGGCCAGGCACTGCCTTGACCTTGAGATCAAACTGATCACCTCCCTGATCGACCCCACGCCCGACAAACGCCTCCTGGACATTGGCTGTGGTACGGGGTTAAGCCTTGAACCCTTTATGGATCTGGGCATGAACCTGACCGGAGTTGACCCATCTGCGTATATGCTGGATAAGGCTGCTGCCCGGCTCGGACATCGTGTTGAGCTGCACCGGGGTACGGCCGAGGATTTGCCTTTTGACGATAACGCCTTTGATACGGCGTTACTGTTTTTCAGCCTTGAATTTTCAGACCGGCCGGCCAAGGTTATTGAAGAGGCATGCCGGGTGGCCCGGGAACAGGTCGTGATAGGTGTTCACAATCGATATGCCCCCCAGAATATGGTCCGGCGGGCCAAAGGTTTCTTTTTTCCGGATATGTACAGCCAGGCCCGTTTCTTCAGTGTATGGGAGTTGAAAGTCATGATGACATCAATATTGGGAAAAGTTCCCATGAAGTGGCGGACAACCGTACAATTTCCGTTTATGTCGGGGCGCCTGGTCTCCAGGGTGGAAAGTTGGCACCTTCTCCAGTGGTCTTACTGGGGCAGTTTCATTGGTATACGCATAAAGCCTGTGCCCACCTTTCGCACCCGGCCCCTGGTTCTGAAAATTCGAAACAGCAAATCATATAAGCCGGCCACAGGCCTGGCGTTAGGATTCAAGGGAAAAAAATGA
- the serB gene encoding phosphoserine phosphatase SerB, which yields MGDIVLISITGKDRKGLTARISTILAQYRVSILDIGQAVIHEHISLGMLVDIPSPQDFSLMFKDLIFEGHKMGLAVDVVPVDPGEYETWVQTQGKERRIITVMGRAITTAQISAVSSVITDHDLNIDSITRMSGRRSLKRPQVPPMACIQFAVSGTPKSIPEMKGRFIHISRDLGIDISFHEDNIYRKNRKLVVFDMDSTLIQREVIDELAKLAGVGDQVARITESAMRGEIDFKESFRRRVALLKGLKEKDIQGLARTLPLTDGADLVTRTLKRLGYKLAILSGGFTFVGNYLKETLGFDYVFANTLEIENGEVTGQVTGEIVDGQKKADLLRELAKKENLSIQQTIAVGDGANDLPMITIAGLGVAFNAKPIVREKAANTISTMGLDGLLFLLGIHEREIPDPKNIN from the coding sequence ATGGGGGATATTGTTCTTATCAGCATTACGGGCAAGGACAGAAAAGGTCTTACCGCCCGGATTTCAACCATCCTTGCCCAGTATCGGGTGAGCATTCTGGATATTGGGCAGGCTGTTATCCATGAACATATCTCTTTGGGCATGCTGGTGGATATTCCCTCTCCCCAGGATTTTTCTCTGATGTTCAAGGATCTGATTTTTGAGGGACACAAAATGGGTCTGGCCGTGGATGTTGTGCCCGTGGATCCTGGTGAATACGAAACCTGGGTCCAGACCCAGGGCAAAGAGAGAAGAATTATTACGGTCATGGGCCGGGCCATTACCACTGCCCAGATTTCGGCTGTCTCCTCCGTGATTACCGATCATGATCTTAACATTGACTCCATTACCCGTATGTCCGGCCGCAGATCCCTGAAAAGACCGCAGGTACCCCCCATGGCCTGTATCCAGTTCGCCGTATCCGGAACACCCAAAAGTATCCCTGAAATGAAGGGCAGATTCATTCACATATCCCGGGATCTGGGTATTGATATATCCTTTCATGAGGACAATATTTACCGTAAAAACCGCAAGCTGGTTGTATTTGACATGGATTCCACACTGATCCAAAGAGAGGTGATTGATGAATTGGCAAAATTGGCGGGTGTAGGCGATCAGGTGGCCCGGATCACGGAATCCGCCATGCGCGGAGAAATTGATTTTAAGGAGAGTTTCAGACGGCGTGTGGCCTTGCTGAAGGGTTTAAAGGAAAAGGATATCCAGGGCCTTGCCCGGACCCTGCCTCTCACCGATGGGGCCGATCTTGTTACCCGGACCCTGAAGAGGCTGGGTTATAAGCTTGCTATCCTTTCCGGCGGTTTTACCTTTGTGGGTAATTATCTTAAAGAAACCCTGGGTTTTGATTATGTATTTGCCAATACCCTTGAAATAGAGAATGGGGAAGTCACAGGGCAGGTTACCGGAGAAATTGTGGATGGCCAGAAAAAGGCGGATCTTTTACGCGAGCTTGCAAAAAAAGAAAATCTATCCATACAGCAGACCATTGCCGTGGGTGACGGAGCCAATGATCTTCCCATGATCACCATTGCCGGACTCGGTGTGGCCTTTAACGCCAAGCCTATTGTCCGGGAAAAAGCGGCCAATACCATTTCCACCATGGGCCTGG
- a CDS encoding CCA tRNA nucleotidyltransferase has product MRSAADILDTIQVRHPISHILDTLWAEGFQAFLAGGAVRDALLGTDPADVDILTNALPEDLTRLFADQQPKYVGKSFAVTLVNRVEVATCRPADQKAKGAGHTFPATDLGRRDLTINSMAWDPDTRTLADPFGGQKDIEHKVIRFTRDPVDRIEEDPVRMVRACRFAARFGFKMAPDAFNAIRAHAHKITAEGAADRIQREIIKAMDMDKPSGFFNLLHDTGLLALILPSLDRCYDLDGGPHHGETVFEHNLMVGDALPASMPILRLAGFLHDTGKADALEIKEGRNTFPGHQKFTQALMADLERLRFSGKEMDRIYALVRGHMRPLKADTSLKAVRRLLVMLNDLNLSYQDFLRMRIADKKGNMNPVKKPYTLGDIRLRLGKILDALDEHPPFNVNALDISGKEIQEILGLPQGPAIGKVKDFLFEQVLDDPSLNQRPTLEDLVRQMARNNFTDSDGKAIN; this is encoded by the coding sequence ATGCGTTCAGCAGCCGACATTCTGGATACCATCCAGGTACGCCATCCCATTTCCCATATCCTCGACACACTTTGGGCCGAGGGATTTCAAGCCTTTCTGGCCGGTGGGGCAGTTCGGGACGCCCTTCTGGGCACAGACCCCGCAGATGTGGATATCCTGACCAATGCCCTGCCTGAAGATCTGACCCGCCTGTTTGCCGACCAGCAACCTAAATATGTAGGAAAATCCTTTGCCGTAACCCTGGTCAACAGAGTTGAGGTGGCAACCTGCAGGCCGGCAGATCAAAAGGCAAAGGGGGCCGGCCATACCTTTCCGGCCACAGATCTCGGTCGTCGGGACCTCACCATCAACAGCATGGCCTGGGACCCTGACACCCGAACCCTGGCCGATCCCTTTGGCGGACAAAAAGATATTGAACATAAAGTGATCCGGTTCACCCGGGATCCCGTTGACCGAATTGAGGAAGATCCCGTGCGTATGGTCAGGGCCTGCCGGTTTGCGGCCCGTTTCGGGTTCAAAATGGCGCCGGACGCCTTTAATGCCATCCGTGCCCATGCCCATAAAATTACTGCCGAAGGGGCCGCTGACCGGATTCAAAGGGAAATTATAAAAGCCATGGACATGGACAAGCCTTCCGGCTTTTTCAACTTGCTTCATGATACCGGACTTCTTGCCCTGATTCTGCCAAGCCTTGACCGTTGCTACGATCTGGATGGCGGCCCCCACCACGGCGAAACCGTATTTGAGCATAACCTTATGGTGGGAGATGCCCTGCCGGCATCCATGCCCATACTCCGGCTGGCCGGTTTTCTCCATGACACAGGGAAAGCGGATGCACTGGAAATCAAGGAGGGGCGAAACACTTTCCCCGGGCATCAGAAATTCACCCAGGCCCTGATGGCCGACCTTGAGCGTCTTCGGTTTTCCGGAAAGGAGATGGACCGTATCTACGCCCTGGTTCGGGGACACATGCGTCCATTGAAAGCAGACACTTCCCTCAAAGCGGTACGCAGGCTTCTGGTCATGCTGAATGATCTCAATCTCTCCTATCAGGATTTTTTACGCATGCGCATTGCCGATAAAAAAGGCAATATGAATCCGGTCAAAAAGCCGTATACCCTTGGGGACATCCGTCTGCGCCTGGGTAAAATCCTGGATGCCCTTGATGAGCACCCCCCGTTTAATGTTAATGCCCTTGACATTTCAGGTAAGGAGATCCAGGAGATTCTGGGCCTGCCCCAGGGGCCGGCCATTGGAAAGGTGAAGGATTTTTTATTTGAGCAGGTACTGGATGACCCGTCCCTGAATCAAAGGCCGACCCTGGAAGACCTGGTCCGGCAAATGGCCCGAAACAACTTTACAGATTCAGATGGCAAGGCTATAAACTAG